ATTTATCGTATTACCATTGGGCAGGTGTAACAATGCATTACATTTAACAGGATTGATTAACATATCAAGATGTGTAGTAATATGATCAGTTGCACCCGAATCCACAATCCAATGACTTGTATTAGCAGATGATTGTGAATTAAAGAGAGTACCTGCCAAATGCACTATATTGGCAGAGGACCATGTAGCAGGTAAGGCATCAGATGAAGGAGACTTCATAGTATTCTGGAGTAGTTGAACCAGATGATTGAATTGACTATCAGATAATCCATGAGAATTAATACCTGAGCCATCCTGACTACCAACACCAGTTGTACCAGTTGCACCAGTTGTAATGTTGGAATCACTGGAAGTCATAGCTACATGAGCTGCAGATGTACGTTGAGGAGCAGAGAATCGAGGCTTAGGTTTTGGCTTGCCAAACAACCTATGCCATGATGGATAACCAACAACACAAAAACATTTCTCCTTTGAATGCCCTTGCATATGACAAACCTCACAAAATAAAGTAGAATCAGTGTTATTTTTCTTCATAAAAGCACTAGAATTCTGATTATTGCCTACTCCTTTAGATGCAGGCCTTCCAATAATCACACTCCTCATATTCATAGCAACTGATCCAGAATTCATTCCAGATACTGACTGAACATCACGCTGATTTTCATCTTAAAGAAGCATAGCATAGCACTGACTCAAGGTAGGAATAGGTTTCATCAATAATATTTGACCTCGAATAGCAGTAAACATATCACCTAATCCCATCAGGAATTGCATCAATTGAATATCGAGATCGAACACTGTGAGTTTTGAATTGACATCACAGGTGCACTTATGACAATCACACCTAGGTCTAGAAGTGAGACTCTCCAATTCATCACTTAATGTCTTATACCGAGTGTAATACGCAGTGAGACTCATTGAACCTTGAGAAAGTTGTGAGATCTCTTTTCTCAGGTTAAACAATTTAGGCAAATTGCTTTGTGCATAACGAATTGCTAATTCAAGCCAAATAGAGTGAGCAGAGTCCATGTATACTATGCTATTGCGAATATCAGAAGAAACAGAGTTTAGAAGCCATAAAATTACCATATGATTGCATCGATTCCAATGATTTAATAGAGGTGAGTTTGAAGCAGGTTTGACAATGGAGCCGTCAACAAAACCTAGCTTCATCTTTGAGGACAGTGCAATCTCCATAGATCTACTCCATTGTGAGTAGTTTTGTTCATTAAGAACAACAGTCGTGAGGCTCATGCCTGGATTATCTGAGGAGGACAGAAAATAAGGATGATTTGCATCGATAATTGTTGATCCAGATGTACCAGTAACTACACTGGAGTAAGAAGTTTGTGCAGCCATTGTTGTACGGATGAAAAAAAAACCGATCGAAGAAATGAAAAACTCATAACTAAGCGGAAACTAAAGATGTAgtgaacttgatgaagaaatcagcGAAACAAACTAAACGAAATCATTGagatttggctctgataccatgtcaaATCTATGATTACAGAAGAAACATTATCTTGAGGAAGAAGATAAGAAAAATGAAGAATGTAGAATTGTTATTTCTTACTTACTAAGATACATGACTCTATCTGTTTTTATATAGAAGCTCTAACAGAATGCCAGCTTGACCACACATCGTGACATCACACTTTCTATATTACTAGTAGTCTCTTTCCTATTTACAATCTGATGTTGAATTGTAAAGGTACAGGTCTTAGCTGAGTTTACAGTATTAGCCCTAATATAGTTAACACTTCTCCTCGATTATATCAGCTAATGCCTGAGAAGTCAAGTCCaagaaactcttgatgttgaGATAATTTGCAGCCGACATCAGGCCAAACAGAACATTCTTATCAATGTTAACAAACTCGGCATCAAAGCTCTCAAGTTCATTATTATCATCTTTCGGGGACGTTACATGTTTCTTACAATACTCAATAACCTTAGCTAAGATATTACTGCTTACTTTGGGAAGGGGAATGACTGTGTCTGCGCAGTCATGTTCAATCATGTGTTTGATTGTCTGAGACTCAAAAGccagagcttcttctacctcGAAAACTTCGTTGTTGGAACTCCTCAACATGATCATCTTTGATTCAGAAGCCATGGCTGATGGAGATTATATATCGTAAAGTGAAAAGCCTTTTGTTAGACTTTGCTATGATTTGTGTCCGGGATATAGGCATTATATATAGGGGGCAAGAGAGGGAGAGAGCTGATGATTACCAATCTGTATTGAAATAAAATTTCGATACAGTCTGTCTTTTTCTCCAAATTCAAACTCGATTAGTAAAACCATGCAACTTCATATTGATAAAAGGTTGCTCAAGTTTTATGATTTGCATTGTTATCTAATTAACAAGAAATAGCTTCACATCACAATATGTTGAACAAATTCTCCTTGAAAGATAGTAAAATTACTGAAGCTCGTAAGTCATCCCAACTTTAAGCATTCTCTCTTGAGGTATGTCAAACACCTTGTTAATGCTTTGTCTTAAGTTGTTCTTCAAGAAATAATAAGCATAATTTATCAGAACTCTCTTCCAAAGGTTTGCGCTTTTTCCTGCAATTACCTCATTGTCTCCCACAAAATGCACAACTCCTGCGTGCCAAGCCTTCTCCACCACTTCCATCATCTCTGTGCCATGTGTCACCTCTTCTATGTTTCTCTCCGTTGCCTCATTTTCTATTTCATCTTCCTCAATTTGCACACAAATATCGTCGTTATCTGCCTCATTGCTTTGTACGTGATTTTGGTTACTTTCGTTTATCAGAAATTCTTCTTGCATGTATGCCTTTAATCCCTCTACTAAAAGTCTTTCGAATGGCTCCTCTTCATTGCGTATATCAGTATACCCATATCTCACTATGCAACGAAACATATTAAGTTCTTTAGGTTGAACTTGACGAAAGAGAAACCGCTCATCCACTGGAACTTTGCTAATTGGCAGTGACTTGATGGAGACAAAAACCAGAAGCGAGTGCAGAACTGGGACATTTGATACATACTGACCGAAAATGGGAGGTATCCCTTGAACAAGCTCTGAGTAGAACACTGCAATACCAGGAAGTCGAGAAACGTTTGTGTTGAGTGCAATGTCCTTTAATCTTTCTGCAGAAATCTTGTGTTCCAACTCATAGTAATACTTTCTTCGGTACACATCATTCCATGTGTACATTATCGCTAGTAAAATTACAGC
This sequence is a window from Apium graveolens cultivar Ventura unplaced genomic scaffold, ASM990537v1 ctg1049, whole genome shotgun sequence. Protein-coding genes within it:
- the LOC141699689 gene encoding SKP1-like protein 4 codes for the protein MASESKMIMLRSSNNEVFEVEEALAFESQTIKHMIEHDCADTVIPLPKVSSNILAKVIEYCKKHVTSPKDDNNELESFDAEFVNIDKNVLFGLMSAANYLNIKSFLDLTSQALADIIEEKC